GGTATGAAATGTAAAGCAGGCATTGTGCAACTTAAATGTGTGTTATTAGTCgtagaagacattttattgttgtatgTCCAAACAGTGAGAAAATGGAAGAATATGTACCCTTACCGGACATCTCCAATTATTTCATGTGTTTGTTGTAGTTTCTTTAGCAAATCTTTGAGATGTGCTCCCACCCTTATAGCATTTCCTCTTAGATCTTCCTTCTCAATCACATCAAGAACTGCCAAGCCAATGGCACATGACACTGGATTGCCTCCAAACTGCATTATAATAGAGACATTTCATAAAATCAATACAAAGCTCTTTCAAATAGGAATAAACACTACCTAAACGGACATATTCATCTGACATCTGTTAGGAAAGCAGTCTTAATGGCATCTTTGTGtctttctaaaaatgtaaattagtaAGATGGTTGTCACTATAAAATTTCTGAATGATCACCGTATTGAAGTACTCCACTCCATTAGCAGTGAAAGCTCCGGCTATCTCCACAGTAGTTGCCACACATGCCAGAGGATGGCCGTTACCCATCGGCTTCCCCATGGTCACGATATCCGGGCAGAAATCCTCTCCCTCAAGCTGGAAAGCCCAAAAATGAGTCCCAGTTCGTCCAAAACCTGTCTGAACTTCGTCTACAACAAATACTCCACCAGCGGAGCGCACGTATCTGTGGAGGGTAAAAGTAAAGAGTCACCATCCTATCTGGACTGGGGCAAAGAAACGTCAGCAAGTAGATCCGTACTGACTCTGCGACTTTAGAGAAGTATCCTTGGGGCAAGATGATTTGTCCCCCAACACTGGGTAAGGACTCAGCAAAGAAGGCTGCAATCTAAGGTAGAAAGAGtaataaacacaacataaaGGGCATATATTTGTGTTGTTCACTGTAATCAGGCAATGTTTAGATTagtaaatctttaaaatattgccTGTTTCACCACTGAAACATGAAGAGGGACTAAAATGTACCTTTCGACcttttttattgatttcctCTACCAAGTGTTTTACTGTATCAGCATAAGCTTGGCCTGGATTGGGATGCTCCTCTCTATATATGCCTCTGTAGGTGTCAGGTAAGGGAGCCTGGGAGGACAAATTGCAATATTTCAGACAAGCAGaaatacaatgtttttcttttaaagtttgcaTACTAAGAGTTGTATATATTTACACACCACATGAACCCATTCTTTCTGTCCTGCCAGTTTCCGGAACTTGTAAGGACTAATGTCGATGAGTGACTTTAGATGCCCATGGTATGCACTGGTGTGGAAGGAATGTTTATTATATTCAAAAggtgtgttgtttttctgtaatgtgttgctCAGGAGTTAAGATTCTTACTGATCTAGCACTACTGACGTCCTCATGTTGGGTGTACTGCTCTGCCAGGCGGAGGGCTAGATCGTTGGCCTCTGACCTGTCAGAGAAGCGAATTTGATCACTGACATGTTACTTCTGGGATGTGATTCAGTGACGCTTCAGGTAGATATTTTACCCAGAGTTCACAAAATAGAAGACAGACAGTTTCTTGGGCAAGGTAGCTGCCAGGCGATCTGCATACAGGACTATGTTGTCATGGAGAAAGCGTGCATTTGCATTCAGGAGGTCCATTTGAGCCGTAGCAGTCTTTGTTATAGCGGGGTGACAATGTCCCACTGCAGGAAACACAGTTAACAGTTAACACTGACTTGCACTGGTTTACTTTATTCTTTACAAGCTTCAATAATAATTTATCTACTGTGATTGTATGTGTGCATAATTAAGAAGTAGAAGGAAGAGAATAAATAGTTTTCAGGGGACAgggctgtttgtgttttgttttatttttacaaaaaataaaatatgaaaattgtaccatacatttatatttagtaCCCTTTACTCCACAAGTCTATGAATGAAGCAATACTTTTGacagaacttttaaaaattacattagaGGCATTCCTGCCACCAGGTGACAGTAGTACAACGTGTATAGAAAAGATCAACatacagaaatgtaaaactttaCCATGTTGGACGTTACTGATGCAATCCAGATAGCGTTTGCCATTTTCATCAAACAGATACTGTCCTCTTGCTTTTACTATCTTCACAGGGTCTTCTGAATAGAAGAGTCTGCACGACTGactatgattaaaaaaagcacaagtcAGCGGTGAACTACGTAGAATAATACCCATTaccaacaataaattaaaacattaagagCTTTGATTTTACATACCCAATTAACCGCTGCCTCATTTCGAGGGTTTCTTCTTTCCTGAATCTTTCCTCAGCCATGTCTTCTCTTGTTTCGTCAGTtatacacacacaaagcaaCTTTTGAAGCAATGAACGGTTTGCTACATACCCACAGCTATCGAATGTAATGATTCATTTCATTAAACTATTTAACAAAACATTCTGCCATCGCCAATGGTGTGCAAAGTCAAAACAGCCACCGCACATGCGCAGATGCCCAGTTGGTGTTTTAAGTTAACCCAGTTTTGacaaatgtatgtttttacGAACAAATTCTTGTACGCTAATTAAAAAGAATGTTCGTGTTGTTAGTTTTTTAATAGCATACAAGAAAACAGAGAGATTTCGAGTAAGTTTAAAAATTGTTCTGTACCTTTAATTCGAACGGTATAACTTTTGAGTTGTTAGGGGCCGACGTGTAAAAGCGCTGTAGCATGCAACACTACTTTTGTTATGTTTGTTACTCTAAAAGTACAAAACGTAATGTGTAATCAGAATAATCGTGTGCTACATTTTGCTTCATTAGTTTGCTAAAAGTCATTTTGGTGAAACATTGTCTTGATACGTTCTTTTGCATTGGTATCGCCCAAAGGCTATAAATACTCTGCGACTCAGTCGCTCGCTTGGCCGTGCGGGTTTCGGTTGCTAAGGAACCACAGAAAGCAGGTAATGCATCAGGTCAGCTGTAGCTTGCTAGCTCTTAGAGCGGCTGCGTGACCGAGTTATGAGCCGGTAAATTCAGGAACAGCGTGTTTTCACAGTCTTAGTAAACGATGTCAGCGAATGAACGGTTCTCTGTTGGTAGTAAATGGTTGAGCTGGAAGAAATGACACCAGCCATTGAAGTTGGCACACTTGTGATCCTATAAGCTTGCTAACGTAACCGGCTAATAACTTGATGTCTCACGGTCTGCATCGTGTTAAGCTAGCTTGCTGCCCAGCTACAATGTGTAGTAGATttacccagaaaaaaaaaatctatcaacTGCATAAAATCTATACTGCAGTTCGTATCAGAGATCGATTTTAGCAATCGGATCCGTTTTTCTTAAGAAATGAGCGACCTGCGCCACCACGTTAAAAAGCTGATATCTCTGGATATTATTAAACACCCCAAATTACATTTACGTATGAAGTATCTTTTTAATTCTTCTACACATCTATCACGATTTTAAACACACGCTGTTGTTATTGTTAAGTGCATATTCAAACTTGCTGATCTAATGAATTATGTGCTAACTTGGAATTAGCTGATGACTGCTTGCAGCAATGtcttttttgtcgttttttttcccagagctgTTGCCACATGATTAGGTCTGGTGAAACCTTTTGACTTGTGGCGTGTGAAACCAGGCTAGCAATGTAGCACCTAGGTTTGTCATGAGATGGCAGGCGGTGGAGGccaaattacaaagtcagcaGTGTTGTAAAGTTTCATTAGCCGTGAATGTCACTAAATGATTTAATTATGACTATGGAAGTTTAAAGTATTTACACAGAAACGGTTTATTCTGTCTCTGTTGGCACTAGTTTAGGCACTAAATGTACTTTAGCCTTTGCACTCTTAAAACACCAGGGTAAATGCTACAAGGCCATGCTTTATTTCAATTCAACTGCCATattggtttttttaaatttacttttagtttgAGAAGTTGCTTGAAGATTTGTCGAATTTCTGTTCTTGTGCCAACATAAGTTAATCTTTAGGAAAATAAGTTGTTTCATTGACACTCAGTGGTTTAAAACTTGTACTAAAAGATGACATGGAAGGAATGTGCTACCGAATAGGATGCACAGTCCCTAGTGGCCTACTGATTttgccttgttttgttttttttcagttttaagtgCATCTGTGCCACCTGGTCAGTTTTTCCTCCTTGCCTTGCAGAGATACTGTGACATATTTTGAATCTGTCCCATTCATTTTCTACAgacttcccccccccccccccatccttTCCTTTTTTGGATTCTCCCTCCCCCTTCCAAACTCTGCAGCACCACAACTCTTGGAAGTAATTGAAGTTTATTTTACCTAACCAACATGACTAGCCTTTACATCACTCCttagtttttccactttttagTCATTCTTAGATATCACTATTTTGagttccttgtttttttttttcttttgttttaatgggCGTGCACGCTTTCTTTGATGGAATGTGAAGTACTCCTTTGTTCAGGGCCTCCTTATGTCCCCGTGTGCTCTCTGCCTTTGTGAACATGAACTTCTCCCTTTCATGTGTGAAGTGAATGACGCAGCTCACAGATCCCAGCTTAGATTTTGTGCAGAAATATGCATTTGACATTCATGCATTCTTTTCCCCTCTGTGTGGGTTTATTTAGATATTGTTTAATTGCACGTTCTCTGTTGTAACTGTTCTGGTTAATGATTGTTCCAATCTATGATTCTCTGTCCCTTCAGGTGGCATAGACATGAGAATGGTATAGTTAGAAGGCTGGTCAGTCTGGCTGGTTGAGGTGTGGAGGGGACACCACAGACCACGCCAGAGTTCTGactgaaattttttaaaaaaaaatctctaccCTCGGTGGATCTGCCGTCTCCATGCGTCTCCTTGGACTGCAATTATGGTTACACTtatcacagagcagctctgtaAGCAGAGTTTAGAGGAACCTTATCACAAGGCTTTCACATTCAATGCCAGTGTGGTAAGTTGAGAAATAATGAACTGAAATGGCTTTGATGCAATTTAGTTGggtgtttgttttgaaagttaAGTTGTTGCATTTGTTACAGTCTCTGCCTGCAGTGGGCTCAAGTCCAACCATTTCATGGAATTCTGGCAAAACAACGCAAGGTAAGTCAGAACAACATAGAAGATATGCTTTGACTGTTATGGTCACTAGTCTtacatctttgttttctcactATTAGAAGCCAGCTCAGACACACACCAGTCATGCAAAGCACATGTTTTGGCTGACTCGTGTGATCCTTGGCCCCGCTCGCGCTCTGGAGAGCCACTCCAGGGACTAGAGGTTTCCCTCACAAACAAATCCTTCCAAAGTTCCCCCCCGCCACCTCCAAAACGCCACTGCCGCTCCCTCTCTGTTCCAGAGGACCTGTCCCAGTGCCGCTCCACTTGGCACCCAAGCGCATCAAAGGTCTGGACTCCAGTAAAACGGGGCTGCCACAGTCGAGGAGCATCTAGTTCAGGCTCTGGAGCCAGTTCTTTGCTTCTTTGTGGTCCCAGTTcttccttcacctcctcctctttacacTCATCGTCTAGCCCTAACTTCTTTAGTTTAGCACtgtcttctgactcttctttgTCCTGTGGATTCCCATGGGATCCCTGTGACACGTTGAAAGGTGCTTGCTCTACCTCTCTTGCTACACCTTCCTCTTGCTCCTCTTCACCAGCCCCTCTGGTTTCTCACTCTATCCTGCACCGTCGCTTCTCCCTTTCCCCCGTGCACATTCAGATCGCCTCTGTGGCATCCTTGCACCCTCCGCCTTCCCCAGCTCATGTTCTGGCACACAGCTTTTCTGGCCCAGAGCATCCTTCCCTGTGTCCATCTCCCACTTCAGCTTGCAGTACCCCATCCTGCTCCCGGCGGGACCTGCACCCCGCACTGCCACGATGCCACTCGCAGCCCTGCGACATGCGCAAACCCCGGCTGAAGAGGCGCCATGACCCAGATGTCCTTCCTTGCTCCCGGCCAGGGCTGGACTTCAGCAAAATGACACAGGTGAGGAAAGCAGGGACGCTACTGAAAGATTGTTCTGTCAGCTTCTTTCTCTTGCTCAAACCAATTGGGAGCACAGTGCGTTTTGCATGTTTGAGGTCATTTTTACACACTTTAATGTATTTGGGGATTTCACTTgacatcaacacaaagtagtgcttAATTGTgaagcagatttatttattttagctaatCCAAAAGGTGTGATATGTGTACTTGCGCtgttttgtggtactattgtgaaaGCAAtaaagaactatttattactcCATTTTTAGGAAAGTTCACAGCTGCGACTGCAGGTCACA
This Xiphophorus hellerii strain 12219 chromosome 23, Xiphophorus_hellerii-4.1, whole genome shotgun sequence DNA region includes the following protein-coding sequences:
- the phykpl gene encoding LOW QUALITY PROTEIN: 5-phosphohydroxy-L-lysine phospho-lyase (The sequence of the model RefSeq protein was modified relative to this genomic sequence to represent the inferred CDS: deleted 1 base in 1 codon) — encoded protein: MAEERFRKEETLEMRQRLIGQSCRLFYSEDPVKIVKARGQYLFDENGKRYLDCISNVQHVGHCHPAITKTATAQMDLLNANARFLHDNIVLYADRLAATLPKKLSVFYFVNSGSEANDLALRLAEQYTQHEDVVVLDHAYHGHLKSLIDISPYKFRKLAGQKEWVHVAPLPDTYRGIYREEHPNPGQAYADTVKHLVEEINKKGRKIAAFFAESLPSVGGQIILPQGYFSKVAEYVRSAGGVFVVDEVQTGFGRTGTHFWAFQLEGEDFCPDIVTMGKPMGNGHPLACVATTVEIAGAFTANGVEYFNTFGGNPVSCAIGLAVLDVIEKEDLRGNAIRVGAHLKDLLKKLQQTHEIIGDVRGVGLFVGLELVTDRQTKTPATKTAAWVVKRLKEEDRICVSTDGPWENVLKFKPPMCFSLEDAELVVQCIDRILTDMEAKNLKLENEDI
- the LOC116714906 gene encoding protein FAM53C-like, whose protein sequence is MVTLITEQLCKQSLEEPYHKAFTFNASVSLPAVGSSPTISWNSGKTTQEASSDTHQSCKAHVLADSCDPWPRSRSGEPLQGLEVSLTNKSFQSSPPPPPKRHCRSLSVPEDLSQCRSTWHPSASKVWTPVKRGCHSRGASSSGSGASSLLLCGPSSSFTSSSLHSSSSPNFFSLALSSDSSLSCGFPWDPCDTLKGACSTSLATPSSCSSSPAPLVSHSILHRRFSLSPVHIQIASVASLHPPPSPAHVLAHSFSGPEHPSLCPSPTSACSTPSCSRRDLHPALPRCHSQPCDMRKPRLKRRHDPDVLPCSRPGLDFSKMTQMGNYESLVGGTGGGIFPVSSQSEQRLAFSPAEFLGRTSIGPLSESEEEEEEEEECERTVLAVGKKFIFERDCTDLDLSLIEEN